From Lycium ferocissimum isolate CSIRO_LF1 chromosome 12, AGI_CSIRO_Lferr_CH_V1, whole genome shotgun sequence, one genomic window encodes:
- the LOC132039404 gene encoding uncharacterized protein LOC132039404, translating to MAPKKKKTMEPPAIVTTRSSTRSGKAKLDSNSDTQPPTVVTTRSSTRSNKAKLDSISDPQVPPKSKKPKTNTSDNGNTSSYSKKKANMEPTTAIATRSSNRILNSPLAVSQNKFKKPQTPPKKTPNVTRSSIRITGRQVQLLTTKVSKLTISEGKTAPSSPADLPTTGVRTRGMIRRLKGKGKMDDSTSPKSKKTRRSIFEVGSTSTSMQSSKKRVKMEDSKIKNTRRGKAKMGSDPDSDDPEPPKSKKAKGTMSITSSSTRRGKGKMGSDPTSDADPEPPKSKKAKGSMSTSRGKATMGSDPVLAANPEPQNSKRAKGKGKMGSDPTSDADPEPPKSKRAKAKAKMGSDPTSDPEPPKTKKAKGKAKIGSDPTPPADPEPPKSKKAKKGNSSVSETPKKEENGEASKRVTRSSTRGSKNNN from the coding sequence GCCACCCGCCATTGTTACTACTCGTAGCTCTACTCGCAGTGGCAAAGCAAAATTGGATTCTAATTCCGATACTCAACCACCCACCGTTGTTACTACTCGAAGCTCTACTCGCAGTAACAAAGCCAAACTGGATTCTATTTCTGATCCTCAAGTACCACCCAAGTCCAAGAAACCCAAAACTAACACCTCTGATAATGGTAACACTTCTTCTTATTCCAAGAAAAAAGCAAATATGGAGCCCACCACCGCCATTGCTACTAGAAGCTCCAATCGTATACTCAACTCTCCTCTTGCTGTCTCTCAAaacaagttcaagaaacccCAAACACCACCCAAGAAGACGCCAAATGTGACACGTAGCTCGATTCGAATTACTGGTCGTCAGGTTCAATTACTTACTACTAAGGTATCGAAATTAACTATCTCTGAGGGTAAAACAGCTCCGTCTTCTCCGGCAGATTTGCCGACTACCGGTGTTCGGACACGTGGCATGATTCGCCGTCTTAAAGGCAAAGGTAAAATGGATGATAGTACGTCACCCAAGTCGAAGAAAACTAGAAGAAGTATTTTTGAGGTGGGAAGTACTTCGACATCCATGCAATCATcaaagaaaagggtaaaaatggaAGACTCTAAAATCAAGAATACTCGTCGGGGCAAAGCTAAAATGGGTTCTGACCCGGATTCTGATGACCCGGAACCACCAAAATCCAAGAAGGCTAAAGGAACAATGTCCATCACTTCTAGCTCGACTCGCCGGGGCAAAGGCAAAATGGGTTCTGACCCGACTTCTGACGCTGACCCGGAACCACCAAAATCAAAGAAGGCTAAAGGTTCAATGTCCACTTCTAGGGGCAAAGCTACAATGGGTTCTGACCCGGTTCTTGCTGCTAACCCGGAACCACAAAATTCTAAGAGAGCTAAAGGCAAAGGCAAAATGGGTTCTGACCCGACTTCTGATGCTGACCCGGAACCGCCAAAATCCAAGAGGGCTAAAGCCAAAGCCAAAATGGGTTCTGACCCGACTTCTGACCCGGAACCGCCAAAAACCAAGAAGGCTAAAGGAAAAGCTAAAATAGGTTCTGACCCGACTCCTCCTGCTGACCCGGAACCACCAAAATCTAAGAAGGctaaaaagggaaattcatCTGTTTCAGAAACACctaagaaagaggaaaatggGGAGGCTTCTAAAAGAGTTACTCGGAGTTCGACACGTGGCTCTAAAAATAATAACTGA
- the LOC132038953 gene encoding probable DEAD-box ATP-dependent RNA helicase 48: MGGGPRTFPGGLNKWQWKRLHEKKAREKENRLLDQEKQLYQARIRSQIRSKLSDNRAAHEQQPKPNYSPVSPQDHIKALADRFMKEGAIDLWNEHDGPINTTPQPSHQQRPEPIDLRKLVKENSNFRDVRSSDVSGNYSLRKARHFCTSVSNVFAENENFRDIRSSHVSPSYSFQKRRHFCTNVSNDIAQNWRTRIPIYSNFRDIRSSDVSRNFNFQKGRHFCTNVRNDIVESWRSRMSTYSDSWLRRSDFLMFGWRMGNNENRNVNNWNGFLNFRCYSTERRNGRKLDFTRNESSTSEGKSNSEGLAVKGDERKTRWPRFRHNPEESTDDEDDEDSEVEEEEGRSRGSVKMMSSAALGKYDMKTKKRVPLKFVEDEDDLSLHVEAIRKEVKGRSMQKNETEEEGEDEKETILSSKRFDEYDVSALTVKALTEAGYVQMTKVQEATLTACLEGKDALVKARTGTGKSAAFLLPAIETVLKASSKKSNQRVPPIDVLILCPTRELASQIAAEANVLLKYHEGIGVQTLIGGTRFKEDQRRLESSPCQIIVATPGRLLDHIENKSGFSTRLMGLKMLILDEADHLLDLGFRKDIEKLADCLPRRRQSLLFSATVPKEVRRISQLVLKREYGFVDTVGLGLETNPKVKQFYLVAPHEQHFQLVHHLLSSHISEVPDYKVIVFCTTAMMTSLMFSLFREMKMNVREIHSRKPQLYRARISDEFKETKRVILISSDVSARGMNYPDVTLVIQVGIPVDREQYIHRLGRTGREGKEGEGIVLLAPWEQYFLDDIKDLPMESWPVQHLDPRVKVKMEEAMGKMDTSVKEAAYHAWLGYYNSLREIGRDKTTLVELANQFSESIGLQKPPSLFRRTALKMGLKDIPGIRIRK; encoded by the exons ATGGGTGGCGGACCTCGTACATTCCCAGGTGGTCTAAACAAATGGCAATGGAAACGCCTCCACGAGAAAAAAGCCCGTGAGAAAGAAAACCGTCTACTCGATCAAGAAAAACAGCTTTATCAGGCCCGAATAAGATctcaaatccgttctaaactATCCGACAACAGGGCGGCCCACGAACAACAACCCAAGCCCAATTATAGCCCTGTTTCACCACAAGACCACATTAAAGCACTAGCTGATAGGTTCATGAAAGAAGGTGCTATTGATTTGTGGAATGAACACGACGGTCCCATTAATACTACTCCACAGCCAAGTCATCAACAACGTCCAGAGCCTATTGATTTGCGTAAATTGGTGAAGGAAAATTCGAATTTTAGAGATGTTAGGTCTAGTGATGTTTCGGGCAATTATAGTTTACGAAAAGCTAGACATTTCTGTACTAGTGTTAGTAATGTTTTCGccgaaaatgagaattttagagATATTAGGTCTAGTCATGTGTCGCCAAGTTATAGTTTTCAGAAACGTAGACATTTTTGTACTAATGTTAGTAATGACATTGCGCAAAATTGGAGAACTAGAATTCCAATATATTCGAATTTTAGAGATATTAGGTCTAGTGATGTTTCGCGAAATTTCAATTTCCAGAAAGGTAGACATTTTTGTACTAATGTTAGGAATGATATTGTGGAAAGTTGGAGAAGTAGAATGTCTACATATTCGGATAGTTGGTTGAGACGGAGCGATTTTTTAATGTTTGGATGGAGGATGGGTAATAATGAGAATAGAAATGTGAATAATTGGAATGGTTTTTTGAATTTTAGATGCTATTCTACGGAAAGGAGAAACGGGAGAAAATTGGATTTTACTAGAAATGAGAGTTCAACTAGCGAGGGTAAATCGAATTCAGAGGGATTGGCGGTGAAGGGCGATGAGCGTAAAACGAGATGGCCAAGGTTTCGACATAATCCTGAGGAGTCGACTGATGACGAGGATGATGAGGATAGTGAGGTGGAAGAGGAGGAAGGACGAAGTAGAGGGAGTGTAAAAATGATGAGTAGTGCTGCTTTAGGGAAATATGATATGAAGACAAAGAAGAGAGTTCCATTGAAGTTTgtggaagatgaagatgatttatCGCTACACGTGGAGGCGATAAGGAAGGAGGTTAAAGGGCGGAGTATGCAGAAAAATGAAACCGAAGAAGAAGGCGAAGACGAGAAGGAAACGATACTTAGCTCTAAAAG GTTTGATGAATATGATGTATCTGCTTTGACAGTCAAGGCCCTTACTGAAGCGGGTTATGTGCAAATGACTAAAGTGCAAGAGGCAACACTTACTGCTTGTCTTGAGG GAAAGGATGCTTTAGTTAAAGCAAGGACAGGCACAGGCAAAAGTGCTGCTTTTTTG CTTCCAGCCATTGAAACAGTTCTGAAGGCCTCAAGTAAGAAGAGCAACCAAAGGGTCCCCCCAATAGATGTACTTATTCTCTGTCCCACCCGAGAACTTGCTAGTCAGATAGCCGCTGAAGCTAATGTTTTGTTAAAGTACCATGAAGGCATTGGTGTACAGACACTAATTGGAGGGACACGGTTCAAAGAGGATCAGAGACGCCTAGAGTCTAGCCCATGTCAG ATTATAGTTGCGACACCTGGTAGATTATTAGATCACATTGAGAACAAGTCTGGCTTCTCTACACGATTAATGGGATTGAAGATGCTTATACTTGATGAAGCTGATCACTTACTGGACCTCGGGTTCCGGAAAGACATAGAGAAACTTGCTGATTGCTTGCCTCGGCGAAGGCAGTCTTTACTCTTTTCAGCTACTGTCCCAAAGGAG GTCCGTCGCATATCTCAACTTGTTCTGAAAAGAGAATATGGCTTTGTCGACACAGTGGGGCTTGGTCTGGAAACGAATCCAAAG GTTAAGCAATTTTATCTAGTTGCACCACATGAACAACATTTTCAACTTGTGCACCATCTTTTGTCAAGCCATATCTCAGAAGTGCCTGATTACAAG GTCATTGTTTTTTGTACAACAGCTATGATGACATCCCTCATGTTTTCCCTTTTCCGcgagatgaaaatgaatgtgaGAGAGATCCATTCCAGAAAACCTCAACTTTATCGTGCTCGAATCTCCGATGAATTCAAGGAAACAAAACGTGTAATTCTTATTAGCTCTGATGTGTCAGCTCGAGGGATGAATTATCCTGATGTTACGCTGGTAATTCAG GTTGGTATTCCTGTTGATCGAGAGCAGTATATACACCGGCTTGGAAGAACTGGGCGAGAAGGCAAAGAAGGAGAAGGTATCGTGTTGCTTGCACCTTGGGAACAATATTTCTTGGATGACATAAAAGACCTCCCCATGGAAAGCTGGCCGGTTCAACATCTTGATCCTCGTGTTAAAGTCAAG